In the genome of Bradyrhizobium sp. CIAT3101, one region contains:
- a CDS encoding GFA family protein, giving the protein MIDARCSCGAVSLSLPGPTNRVAACHCIECQRRSGAPFGVGAFYPADTVTIFGTTKEYVRPAESGGTVRSYFCPDCGSTVYWKADNLPAMIGVALGAIADPNFPAPIKSVFERSKHVWVEITGADVEHLPHCSIRKTSS; this is encoded by the coding sequence ATGATCGATGCCAGATGCAGTTGTGGCGCAGTCTCACTTTCGCTTCCGGGACCGACCAACCGGGTCGCGGCCTGTCATTGTATCGAATGCCAGCGGCGGAGCGGCGCGCCATTTGGCGTCGGTGCCTTTTATCCTGCAGACACCGTCACAATTTTCGGGACGACGAAGGAATATGTCCGTCCCGCCGAGAGCGGCGGCACGGTCCGCTCCTATTTTTGTCCTGATTGCGGCTCGACCGTTTATTGGAAAGCCGACAATCTGCCGGCGATGATCGGCGTCGCCCTCGGCGCGATCGCAGACCCGAACTTCCCCGCGCCAATCAAATCGGTCTTCGAGCGGTCGAAGCATGTATGGGTGGAGATCACCGGCGCAGACGTCGAGCATCTCCCACACTGCAGCATCAGGAAGACGTCGAGCTGA
- a CDS encoding glycosyltransferase family 2 protein: protein MGAIQAEVAFIFVVDDKCPEQTGDYVEAHCSDKRVVVLRHPANQGVGGAVMTGYKAAMKAGADIIVKIDGDGQMDPRLIPFFVEPIINGEADYTKGNRFFFLDELRSMPTLRIFGNSILSFCSKVSTGYWTVFDPTNGFTAIHTNVAQLLPFASISKRYFFETDMLFRLNIVRAVVVDIPMDAKYGDEQSNLKISKIIAEFSFKHFRNVVKRIVYTYYLRDLSLASFELPIGLFLMVGGATFGINRWVAGAHLHAAATAGTVMLAALPFLAGLQLILAFLGYDISSAPKRPIHKSLRRAKLLGTETH from the coding sequence ATCGGGGCGATACAGGCTGAGGTTGCGTTCATCTTCGTGGTTGACGACAAATGCCCCGAGCAGACGGGCGACTACGTTGAGGCCCATTGCAGTGATAAACGAGTCGTCGTTCTCAGGCATCCCGCGAATCAGGGTGTCGGCGGCGCGGTGATGACCGGTTACAAGGCCGCCATGAAGGCCGGTGCGGACATCATCGTGAAGATCGACGGCGACGGTCAGATGGATCCTCGGCTCATCCCCTTTTTCGTCGAGCCAATCATCAACGGTGAGGCTGACTACACGAAGGGAAATCGCTTTTTCTTCTTAGACGAATTGCGGTCGATGCCGACACTGCGAATCTTCGGAAATTCCATACTGTCATTCTGCAGCAAGGTCTCGACCGGCTATTGGACGGTCTTCGACCCTACGAATGGGTTCACCGCCATTCATACGAACGTCGCCCAACTCCTTCCCTTCGCGTCGATCAGCAAACGATATTTCTTCGAGACGGACATGCTGTTTCGCCTCAACATCGTACGCGCGGTCGTCGTCGACATTCCGATGGATGCGAAGTACGGGGACGAGCAGAGCAACCTCAAAATTTCGAAGATCATCGCGGAGTTCAGCTTCAAACATTTCAGAAATGTCGTGAAGAGAATTGTGTATACCTACTACCTCCGAGATCTATCGCTTGCATCGTTCGAACTTCCCATCGGCCTATTTTTGATGGTCGGCGGCGCAACATTCGGAATAAACCGATGGGTCGCCGGCGCACACCTCCATGCGGCCGCGACCGCGGGAACGGTCATGCTCGCCGCCCTGCCGTTTTTGGCGGGCCTCCAACTTATTCTGGCGTTCTTGGGGTACGACATTTCGTCGGCACCTAAGCGGCCGATTCACAAAAGCCTTCGCAGGGCGAAATTGCTCGGCACTGAAACTCATTGA